A window of the Helianthus annuus cultivar XRQ/B chromosome 4, HanXRQr2.0-SUNRISE, whole genome shotgun sequence genome harbors these coding sequences:
- the LOC110940257 gene encoding dehydrogenase/reductase SDR family member 12 isoform X2, which produces MQSSAPKATLRIHIRISLQSLAMFLLKAWRSTAFGAYGYLNFTKSGFLEHSKNFNPEDMARRIDGKNCVVTGANSGIGYATAHGLASRGATVYMVCRNKGRGEDAVSKIQSSTNNQNVHLEVCDLSSVHDIKSFTSRFKEKDIPVHVLVNNAGVLENTRVTTSEGMTELMLPLLEKSQPDARVITVASGGMYTAPLTTDLQFTSGEFSGVEQYARNKRVQVALTEKWAEKYGDKGIGFYVMHPGWAATPGVATSLPSFSKSLEGKLRTSEEGADTVIWLALQPKEKLVSGGFYFDRAEVPKHLPLGATKSSHAAIDSIVDTLNSFM; this is translated from the exons ATGCAATCGTCGGCACCAAAAGCTACTCTGCGAATTCACATTCGAATTTCACTTCAATCACTTGCAATGTTCCTCCTCAAG GCATGGAGATCAACTGCTTTTGGGGCTTATGGGTACCTCAATTTCACCAAATCTGGATTCTT GGAACACTCCAAGAATTTCAATCCAGAAGATATGGCTAGACGAATAGATGGAAAAAATTGCGTGGTAACCGGAGCTAATTCTGGAATCGGTTATGCCACTGCGCACGGTCTTGCATCAAG AGGAGCAACGGTATATATGGTTTGTCGAAACAAGGGAAGGGGAGAAGATGCGGTCTCTAAAATTCAGTCGAGCACCAATAACCAAAATGTTCACTTGGAGGTCTGCGATCTTTCTTCTGTCCATGATATCAAGTCGTTTACTTCAAGATTTAAGGAAAAGGATATTCCTGTTCATGTGCTG GTTAACAATGCTGGCGTACTTGAGAACACGAGAGTGACGACATCCGAAGG CATGACAGAGCTAATGCTTCCATTGCTAGAGAAATCTCAACCTGATGCCCGTGTTATTACAGTAGCTTCGGGTGGAATGTATACAGCTCCCTTGACCACAGACTTGCAG TTTACGAGTGGCGAATTTAGTGGAGTCGAGCAGTATGCTCGCAACAAACGGGTACAG GTGGCATTGACAGAAAAATGGGCAGAAAAGTATGGTGACAAAGGAATCGGGTTCTACGTGATGCACCCTGGATGGGCTGCAACACCTGGAGTAGCCACGAGTCTGCCTAGTTTTTCAAAATC ACTTGAAGGGAAACTAAGGACGAGTGAGGAAGGTGCGGATACTGTTATTTGGTTAGCTCTACAACCGAAAGAAAAGCTAGTTTCCGGTGGCTTTTACTTTGACAGAGCCGAAGTCCCAAAACATTTACCGTTGGGCGCAACCAAAAGTTCCCATGCTGCTATAGATTCCATTGTAGATACCCTTAACTCTTTCATGTAA
- the LOC110940257 gene encoding dehydrogenase/reductase SDR family member 12 isoform X1, which yields MQSSAPKATLRIHIRISLQSLAMFLLKAWRSTAFGAYGYLNFTKSGFLEHSKNFNPEDMARRIDGKNCVVTGANSGIGYATAHGLASRGATVYMVCRNKGRGEDAVSKIQSSTNNQNVHLEVCDLSSVHDIKSFTSRFKEKDIPVHVLVNNAGVLENTRVTTSEGYEMNFAVNVLGTYSMTELMLPLLEKSQPDARVITVASGGMYTAPLTTDLQFTSGEFSGVEQYARNKRVQVALTEKWAEKYGDKGIGFYVMHPGWAATPGVATSLPSFSKSLEGKLRTSEEGADTVIWLALQPKEKLVSGGFYFDRAEVPKHLPLGATKSSHAAIDSIVDTLNSFM from the exons ATGCAATCGTCGGCACCAAAAGCTACTCTGCGAATTCACATTCGAATTTCACTTCAATCACTTGCAATGTTCCTCCTCAAG GCATGGAGATCAACTGCTTTTGGGGCTTATGGGTACCTCAATTTCACCAAATCTGGATTCTT GGAACACTCCAAGAATTTCAATCCAGAAGATATGGCTAGACGAATAGATGGAAAAAATTGCGTGGTAACCGGAGCTAATTCTGGAATCGGTTATGCCACTGCGCACGGTCTTGCATCAAG AGGAGCAACGGTATATATGGTTTGTCGAAACAAGGGAAGGGGAGAAGATGCGGTCTCTAAAATTCAGTCGAGCACCAATAACCAAAATGTTCACTTGGAGGTCTGCGATCTTTCTTCTGTCCATGATATCAAGTCGTTTACTTCAAGATTTAAGGAAAAGGATATTCCTGTTCATGTGCTG GTTAACAATGCTGGCGTACTTGAGAACACGAGAGTGACGACATCCGAAGG atacGAAATGAATTTTGCGGTGAATGTACTAGGGACTTATAGCATGACAGAGCTAATGCTTCCATTGCTAGAGAAATCTCAACCTGATGCCCGTGTTATTACAGTAGCTTCGGGTGGAATGTATACAGCTCCCTTGACCACAGACTTGCAG TTTACGAGTGGCGAATTTAGTGGAGTCGAGCAGTATGCTCGCAACAAACGGGTACAG GTGGCATTGACAGAAAAATGGGCAGAAAAGTATGGTGACAAAGGAATCGGGTTCTACGTGATGCACCCTGGATGGGCTGCAACACCTGGAGTAGCCACGAGTCTGCCTAGTTTTTCAAAATC ACTTGAAGGGAAACTAAGGACGAGTGAGGAAGGTGCGGATACTGTTATTTGGTTAGCTCTACAACCGAAAGAAAAGCTAGTTTCCGGTGGCTTTTACTTTGACAGAGCCGAAGTCCCAAAACATTTACCGTTGGGCGCAACCAAAAGTTCCCATGCTGCTATAGATTCCATTGTAGATACCCTTAACTCTTTCATGTAA